Proteins encoded in a region of the Eschrichtius robustus isolate mEscRob2 chromosome 14, mEscRob2.pri, whole genome shotgun sequence genome:
- the MRPL40 gene encoding large ribosomal subunit protein mL40: MAAAALGAVSRSLRPPSRLLGARPTQTRDAHERASLLSFWGLVPMRAEPLQKKKKVDPKKDQAAKERLKKRIRRLEKASQELVPIEDFITPVKFLNKARQRPPVELPFEENERRALLLKKWSLYKQCEHEMERGAIASLLEAQREALQELKLTAPELHAEATKRDPSLFPFERQGPDYTPPITNYQPPEGRYHDITKVYTQVEFKR, translated from the exons ATGGCGGCCGCGGCGCTGGGGGCGGTCTCGCGCTCTCTGCGCCCGCCGAGCCG GCTCCTGGGAGCGCGGCCGACGCAGACGAGGGACGCGCACGAGCGGGCCTCGTTGCTGTCCTTCTGGGGACTCGTGCCCATGAG AGCAGAACCTctgcaaaagaagaagaaggtggACCCTAAAAAAGACCAAGCTGCAAAGGAGCGCTTGAAAAAGAGGATCCGACGACTGGAAAAGGCGAGCCAGGAGCTCGTTCCCATTGAGGATTTTATCACGCCCGTCAAGTTCTTGAATAAAGCGAG GCAGCGGCCGCCAGTGGAACTCCCCTTTGAAGAGAATGAGCGGAGAGCCCTGCTTCTGAAGAAATGGTCACTGTACAAGCAGTGTGAGCATGAGATGGAGAGGGGCGCCATTGCGTCCCTGCTCGAGGCCCAGCGGGAAGCTCTGCAGGAGCTGAAGCTCACGGCCCCAGAACTCCATGCCGAGGCCACCAAGCGGGACCCCAGTCTGTTTCCCTTTGAGAGACAAGGGCCAGACTACACGCCGCCGATCACCAACTACCAGCCCCCGGAAGGCAGGTACCACGACATCACCAAGGTGTACACACAGGTGGAGTTCAAGAGATAG